AGGTTGCTGGCGAAGATCGCCAGGAACTTGGCCCGTTCCAGCAGGGGGGTCCGCTGGTCCTCGGCCAGGGCGAGCACCCGGGCGTTGAAGTCGAGCCAGGAGAGCTCCCGGTTGAGGAACCGGTCCTCCGGCAGCGGAGTGGCCGCCGGCGGTTCCTCGTCCTCGTCCTGGGAGCCGGTCGGCAGATCGCTCGGCAGGACCTGATGGACGTCACCGGCGGCCGGGCCGTCCGGGTCGGTGGTCGGCTCGGAGTCGAGGACCTCGTCCAGTCCGGAGGAGGCGGCGCCCGGGTCGTCGGCGAGGGTGTCGGCGCGGGCGGCGCCGGCCCGCTCCGCGCGGGAGGGCCGAAAGCGGCCGTCGGTGCCGCGGACGCGGGAGCCGTTGCGGAGGTCGGTGGCCGGCGGGCGGGCGGGGTGCTCGCGAGGGGTGCTCACCTGCTCATAATCACCCGATTCCGGTAAACGCAAAATGAACTTGGGCCCGCCGGCTCAGATCATCGTCGGCAATGTCACTCGGACGACCTCGCCGTCGGGATCGGTGTCGATGCGAACCCGCTGGCCGAGCCGGAGCAGCCGCAGCCCGGAGGCGTCGAAGGCCCGGGCGGGGAAGCGCATCTCGGTGCCGTCGTCGAGCAGCAGGACACCGCTGCGCGTCGCCGCGTCGTAACTGGCCACCGTGCCCTGCATGCTGGCAACGTACACCCGGGGGGTCAGGTTGCGACGCGGGCCGGACGGGTCAGCCCGCGGAGCGGGCCGGGCGGCCGGCGGCGACGAGCGCGGCGGTGCGCGGCCCCAGCCCGAGCCGGGCCGCGGCGGTCAGGTCCGCGGCGGTGTCCACGTCCCGGCGCAGGCTGGGCCAGTCTCCGCTGAGCGGCAGTGCCCCACTCGCCGCGTGCGCGACCGCCGAGCCCACCCCGAAGCGGGGATCCAGCGGTACGCCCGGTGGGGCGGTGAGCAGCACTGTGCCGCCGCCGGGTGCGTCCGGCACGAACCGGCGTACCGCTGGTCGGCCGTTCTGCGCCGCGAGCAGTGCGCCCGCCAGCTCGGCCGGGCGCAGCGCCGGCAGATCCGCGGTGAGCCCGGCCACCCAGGCGGCGATGGCCCCGGCCGCGCCGTGCCGGAAGGCGGCGTTCAGGCCGGCGTCCGGCCCGTCGGGGAGCACCCGCGCGCCGGCGACCCGAGCCGCCGCCGCCACCCGGGCGTCGTCCGTGACCACCAGGGCCTCGGCGACCGCGGGCAGGCCAGCACCGCGCGGAGCGTGTCGGCGGCCAGCGCCAGCGCCAGCTCCTCGTGCGGTACGCCGGACAGCGCGCCCCGCAGCCGGCTCTTGGCCGCGGTCAGATGCTTCACCGGCACCACCACGGCCCACCTCGGCTGACTCACGCCCGCAATCCTGCCAGCCGGACGGCGGGACCCTCACTGGCCGTACCGGGGGCGAGCAGGCATGATTTCCGCTGCGGGTGTCGCGGGCGGGGTTTCGCGGCGGGTTGGGGCGCGACGAGGAGGCACAGTGGCACGGCGGAGGCTGGGGTTCTGGCAACGGTTCGCCGTGGTGCTGGTCAAGCCCGTGATGACCGTGTGGACCCGGCGTACCTGGCGTGGCCAGGAGCACCTCCGCCGCGACGACGGCGTGATCATCGTGGCGAACCACATGTCGCACGCCGACCCGCTGGTCTCCGCGCATTTCATCTACGACTCCGGGCGCTGGCCGCAGTACCTGGGCAAGGCCAGCGTGTTCCGGGTGCCGGTGGTCGGCTGGATCCTGCACCGGTGCCGACAGATCCCGGTCGAGCGGGGCAGCGTCGACGCGGTCCGCTCACTGGACGCCCTGGTCGCCGCGCTCGATCAGGGCGGCGCCGTGGTGATCTACCCGGAGGGCACCATCACCCGACAGCCGGAGCTGTGGCCGATGAAGGCCAAGACCGGCGCCGCCCGGCTGGCCCTGGCCACCGGCGCCCCCGTCGTACCGGTGGTGATGTGGGGGCCGGAGCGGATCTTCGACCCACGGACCAGCCGCGTCAACCTGCGCCCCCGGATTCCGGTGACCGTTGTCGCCGGGGAACCGATCGACCTGAGCCGGTGGGCGGACGACCAGCCGACCCGGGCCACCCTCGAAGAGATGACGGACACCATCATGTTGCGGCTGCGGGACATGCTCGCCGAGATTCGTGGCGGCACCCCGCCGCCGCTGTGGGAGCGACCGGACCGGTCCTCCGCCGGGCACGAGCAGCAGGGTGACAAGGCATGAACGGGCACGTCGCGGTGCTCGGTGCCGGTTCCTGGGGCACCGCGTTCGCCAAGATCCTCGCCGATGCGGGGCGGGACGTGACGGTGTGGGCCCGTCGTGCGCCGGTCGCCGAGAGCATCCGGGTCGAGCGCCGTAACCCGGAGTACCTGCCCGACCTCCTGCTGCCGGCCCGTGTCACCGCCACCGCCGACGCCGCCGAGGCGATCACCGGCGCCGAGGTGGTGGTGCTGGCTGTGCCGTCGCAGACCCTGCGCGGCAACCTCGCCGAATGGGCCGGGTACCTGCACCCGGACTCCACCCTGGTGTCGCTGATGAAGGGCATCGAGCTCGGCACGACCAAGCGGATGAGCGAGGTCATCGTGGAGACCGCCGGGGTCGCCGCGAACCGGGTGGTCGTCGTGTCCGGTCCGAACCTGGCCCCGGAGATCGCCGCCGAGCAGCCCGCCGCGACCGTGGTCGCCGGGACCGACAGCCACCGCACCGTGCTCGTGCAGTCGTCGATCCGGACGCCCTACCTGCGCCCCTACACCAACGACGATGTGATCGGCTGCGAGCTGGGCGGGGCCGTCAAGAACGTGATCGCCCTGTCGTACGGCATCGCCACCGCGATGGGCTTCGGCGACAACACCCGGGCCATGCTGATGACCCGAGGGCTGGCCGAGACGGCTCGGCTGGGTGTGGCGCTGGGTGCGGACCCGATCACCTTCGCCGGCCTCGCCGGCATGGGCGACCTGGTCGCCTCCTGCTCGTCCCCGCTGGCCCGCAACCGCACCTTCGGGGAGCATCTGGGCCGGGGGGAGACGCTGGAGCAGGCCCAGGCCGCCACCCGGCAGACCGCCGAGGGCGTGAAGAGCTGCCTGGCCATCCGCGACCTGGCCCGGGCGCACGGTGTGGAGATGCCGATCACCGAACACGTCGAGCGGATCTGCCACGAGGGGATGGACCCGCGCCTCGCCGTGGAGGCACTGATGAGCCGGACCGCCAAACCCGAGTCGTACGAGTGAGGATCCGATGAGCGATCTGGGAGACGGCACCCGCTGCGTACGCGCCGGGCTGCCCGCGCCGGCACCGGGGGACCCGTTCCTGCCGGGGCCGGTCTTCGCCGCGCCGTACCACCTTGACCCGTGGGAGGGCCCGGCCGGCTCGCCGAACGGCTACGGCCGCCCCGACAACCCGACCCGGCGGCTGCTGGAGGCGGCCGTGGGCGAGTTGGAAGGCGGTGACTGTCGGGTCTTCTCCACTGGTCAGGCGGCCATCACCGGGATGCTGCTCACCCTGTTGCGCCCGGGGGACACCGTGGTGCTGCCCGCCGACGGATACTTCTCGGTCCGGGCGTTCGCCACCGACGTGCTGGAGGCCATCGGCGTCCGGGTGCTCTTCGTGCCGACCGTGGGGCCGTACCCGTCGCTGGAGGGCGTCCGGCTGGTGCTGGTGGAGACCCCGGCCAACCCGGGCCTGGACGTGGTCGACGTGGCCGCCCTGGCCGAGCGGGCGCATGCCGCTGGCGCGCTGCTCGCCGTGGACAACACGACGGCCACCCCGCTCGGCCAGCGCCCGCTGGACCTCGGTGCCGACCTGGTGGTCGCCTCCGGCACCAAGGCACTCACCGGCCACTCCGACCTGCTGTTGGGCTACCTGGCCAGCCGGTCCGCCGAGCTGATCGAGGCGGTGACGGCCTGGCGCGCCACCACCGGGGCGGTCCCAGGGGCGTTCGACGCCTGGCTGGCCCATCGGTCGCTGGCCACCCTCGACCTGCGGCTGGCCCGGCAGAGCGCGAACGCCGCCGCGATCGCCGACCTGCTCGCCAGCCGGTCGGACGTGACCGGCCTGCGCTGGCCGGGGCGGCCGGACGACCCCGCGTACCCGGTGGCCTCGGCGCAGATGCGCCGGATGCCCGGGGTGCTCTCGTTCGACCTGGGCGACGCCGACCGGGTGGCCCGCTTCATCGAGGCCGCCCGACTGGTGGCGGCGGCCACCTCCTTCGGTGGCCTGCACACCACCGCCGACCGGCGGGCGCAGTGGGGCGACGACACCTCGCCCGGCTTCGTCCGGTTCTCGTGCGGTGCGGAGGACACGGCCGACCTGGTGGCCGACATCGCCGCCGCCCTGGACGCGGCCGGGCCGGCTTGAGGGGACCCATGGCATCACCGTTCCCCACCGACCGAGCCGCCCTCGTGGGTCGGCTGCGTGCCGCCGGCTGCGTCTACGCCGAGGACGAGGCCGAGCTGCTGCTGGCCGCTGCGGACACCCCGGCGGCGTTGGCTGACCTGACCGACCGCCGGGTGGCCGGTGAACCGCTGGAGTACCTGCTCGGCTGGGCCGAGTTCTGCGGGCTGCGGATCGCCGTCGACGCGGGCGTCTTCGTTCCGCGTGGGCGGACCGCGCTGCTGGTCGAGGTGGCCGCCGAACTGACCGGCCCGGCCCCGGCCGTGGCCGACCTCTGCTGCGGCTCCGGGGCCACCACTGTCGCGCTGGCGCACCGGCTCGCGCCGCGCTGGCTGGCGGCCGCCGACATCGACCCGGCGGCCGTGGCATGTGCGCGCCGCAACCTCGCCGGGCTCAACGCCGAGGTGTACGAGGGTGACCTCTTCACACCGCTGCCCCGGCAGTGGCGGGGTCGGCTGGACCTGGTGGTCGCCAACGCCCCCTACGTGCCGACCGACGCGGTGGCGCTGATGCCCCCCGAGGCGCGGCTGCACGAGGCCCCGGTGGCGCTCGACGGTGGTCCGGACGGGCTTACCGTGCTGCGCCGGGTGGCCGCCACCGCGGGCGACTGGCTGGCACCGGGCGGGCACCTGGTGGTGGAGGTCAGCGTCGGGCAGGCGGAGGCGCTCTGCGCGGCGCTCAGCGCGGCCGGGCTGGTGCCGGGCGTGCGGCACGACGACGACCTGGACGGCACCGCGGTGACCGCCCGCCGCCCCGACTGAGCCCGCTCGCCACGGGCCCGCCGCCCGCAGCCGTGTTCCCGGGCACGCCGCGTCGCGCATCCCGCCGCATCGGCCCGCCCCTCCTCTGAGGCCACGGGGTTGGCCGTACCACTTGCTCGCCCTTTGCTCTGCTTCAACGGAGGCAACAGAAAGATGCCGTCAGTGTTGCGCCGGTTGAAGCAGAGCAAAGGCGGGACCGAGCGGCGATGCAGCGGCCAAACGGGACGTGAAGCGCGGTGCCAGCGGGTACCTCTGCCATCTGGTTGGGCGGCCGGGCATGGCGGGGGGAGAGGGCTTGGCACTAGCCTCGGCTCACACTCATGACGGCGGGAGGCGGTTTCGGTGGGCAGCGCAGGGGTGCCGGTGGTCGTCGGGCTGGACAATGGCGGCACCAGCAACAACGCCACCGTGCTGACGGTGGACGGCCGGTTCCTGGTGGACGGGCTGCTGGAGATCCCCAGCGAGGTGCGGTCCGGGCCGGAGGCGGCGATCGAGGCACTGGCCCGGGCGCTGGACGGCGCCCTGGCGCAGACCGGTGTGCCGCGTGACCTGGTCCGGGCGGTTGGGCTGGACACTCCCGGCCCGGCCAGCGCCGACGGCGTCATCTCGTCGCGGGGTTCCACCAACTTCTCCCAGCCGGCCTGGCGGGGCTTCGACGTGCGGGGCGCGCTGGAGCGACGGCTCGGCCTGCCGGTGGTCTACCACAACGACGGCAACGCGGCCGCGCTCTACGCCCACCACGTGTACTTCGGCACCGACGCGATGAAGCGCTCGTCGGTCTCCGCGATCGTCGGCACCGGCCTCGGTGGCGGCGTGGTCGAGAGCGGCCGGGTGATCGCTGGCGCGGCCGGCATGGCCGGGGAGCTGGGTCATGTGCACATCCCGCTGAACGGGCTGCTCGGCCCTGGGCAGCCGGAGCCCACCTGCGCCTGCGGCTTCACCGGGGACGTCGAGAGCGTCGCCTCGCTGACCGGCATCGAGCGCAACCTGCTGCCGTACTGGCTGACCCGCTTCCCCGACCACCCGCTCGCCGCCGAGCCGGTTGCCCGGGCGGCCAAGCTGGTCCGCGGGTACGGCGAACGGGGGGACGCCCTCGCGCGGGACCTCTTCGCCCAGCAGGCGATGGCGTTGGGCCGGCTGTTCACCGTGGCGGCGAACTTCACCGACCCGCACGCGTACTTCGTCGGTGGTGGGGTGGTGGAGGCGGCACCGGAGTTCCGCGACTGGTTCCTGGCGACGGTCCGCGAGCACACCGTGCTCCGCGAGGAGCAGGCAGCGGTTGCCACCTTCGCGCTGGTACCGGAACGGGACATGGCCGGTGCCCGGGGCGTGGCGATCGCCGCGCTGGAGGCGCTACGCGCCGCCCCGGAGCCCGGCCCGCTGGTCGCCTGAGCCTGATTCCGCCCCGGCCCGCCGCGCCCTCGTCGGCGGCGCGGCGGGCGGGCCGACCGGGCGGCAACCCGGCCTGGTCAGCGGCGTGACGGCCTGGTCAGGAGCGGGGTGGAGCCTGGGCGAACGCGGCCCAGGCGGCCGTTGCGAACAGCAGGGCCGGGCCGGTCGGGTCCTTGGAATCGCGGACGGCCACCAGCCGCGGTATCGCGGCCACCTCCACGCAGGCGCCCTCGTCGCCGCTGCGGCTGCTCTTGCGCCACGCCGCCGCGGCCAAGGCCGCTGTGATCATCGGTGTCATCGGTCCTACCGTCCCTTCAGGACTGACAGGAGCATCTCGCGGCTGTCCGCCGGGCTGAGCGCCACGCTTCGGAGATGCTCCATGATCTTGGTGCAGGTACGCGTTTCCCCGGCCCGGTCGAGGATCATCTGACCTGCGACGGTCTCCACCGAGGCGATGATCGGGTCTTCCGGGTCGGCGAACTCCAGGATGTGCAGCGAACCCCGGGTGCCCCGGTGGTAGCCGGCGGAGAGCGGGATCACCTGGACGCCGATGTTCGGCAATTCGGCCATCTTGACGAGGTGGCGCAGTTGCCCGTCCATCACCGACTTGTCACCGACCGGGCGCAGCAGCGCGCCCTCGTCGATGATCGCGTCGAAGATGGGCGGCCGGTCACCGGTGAGCCGCTGTTGTCGGTCGAGCCGGACCTTGACCCGCTGCTCCACCAGGTCGTCGCCGAGGGTGTGCGGCCCGCCGCGCATCACGCCACGGATGTAGTCGGCGGTCTGTAGCAGGCCGGGCACCACCGAGGGCTCGAAGTTGGCGATTGCGGTCGCCTCGGCCTCCAACGCGATGAAGTCGATGGTGCGCGGATCCAGCAGGTAGGAGTACGACACCCACCAGCCCGGCTTGCGGGCGTCCTTGGCGAGCTGCACCGCCGCCGCCACCTCCTCGGCACCGACCCCGTACGACGTGAGCAGGGCGCGCACGGTGGCCGGGGTGATCAGGGTCTGGGCGTTCTCGTACCGGGAGAGGGTGCTGCGGGTGCTGTTGATCTCATCCGCCGCAGTCTCCAGTGTCAGTCCGGCGGCTTCCCGGTGGTGGCGCAGGGCGATGCCGAGCCGACGAGCACGGGCAGTCTTCGGAGCCATGCATCGATGGTCGCACACATTTGCGGGAACGTCTGCATGAGAGAACGTCGATGAGAGTTGCATTCACGGCTGTATACGTGTCAATCTGTCATCACGTCCTCACCGCCGGTTGTCGTGGCGACGGTGGTGGTGAGCGACCGGAGGGGATGGGGCACGCGGCGATCGGGTTTCTCCCCCGTACCCGATCGTCGCGTGCCGCCGCCATCCCGGCCCGCCGGAAGGAGACGACGTGCGAACCGGTCCGGAGCCCCCCGCCGCCGTGCACTCGGACGGCCTTCGATGACCCGCTTCCTCGTGGTGCTCACCGACGTGCGTCCCGTCGAGGGCGTCGACCGCAACGAGCGGATCACGCCGGAGCGGCGCCGCCAGGTGGTCGGCGCCAGCAGTCGAGAGGCCGCCGACCGAATCGCCGGAGCGTTCATGGCGCTGGGCATGGTGCGGGCCGGCCGGCAGCGGGTGAAGGTGATCGCGGTGGGCCGCCGGCACGCCCGCGACTGAGTAGGCCCAGGTCACCGGCCTGCGGCACGGCTACAGTCCGATCACACACCGTATAACCTCTGTTGACCGATTCCCGTGTCGCGCTGTGGCTCGCCGGGTATCGCCTCGCCCTACCGCCACGCACAGTAAGGTCAACCGGGTGAGCGCCACCGGCGAGCACGACCAGCCGCAGTCGCGTACGAAGAGGTGACCGGAGTGACCACCCCAGGCAAGACCCGCGTGGCAATCGTCTTCGGCGGCCGCAGCCCGGAGCACGGCATCTCCTGCGTCAGCGCCGGCAGCGTGTTCGGTGCGCTCGACCCGGACGAGTTCGAGGTGGTGCCCGTCGGCATCACCCGGGCCGGCCAGTGGGTGCTGACCAGTGGAGACCCCGCCCAGCTCGCGATCAACGCCCGTGAGCTGCCGGAAATCACCGCCGACTCCGGCGACGACATCGTGCTGCGCGCCGACCCCACCGGCAACGGGCTGATGGTGCTCGACCCGACCGAGGGTCCCCGGGTGCTGGCCGACGTGGACGTGGTCTTCCCGGTCCTGCACGGCACGTACGGCGAGGACGGCACGATCCAGGGGATGCTGGAGATGGCCGGCATCCCCTACGTCGGGGCGAACGTGTTCGCGTCCGCCGCCGCCATGGACAAGGAATTCACCAAGAAGCTCTGTGCCGTCGAGGGCATCCCGGTCGGCACGTACGCCGTGCTGCGCAATGGGATGACGCTCAGCGAGCAGGACAAGGAGCGGCTCGGCCTGCCGGTCTTCGTCAAGCCGTCCCGGGCCGGGTCCTCGTTCGGCGTCA
The window above is part of the Micromonospora sp. LH3U1 genome. Proteins encoded here:
- a CDS encoding cold-shock protein, yielding MQGTVASYDAATRSGVLLLDDGTEMRFPARAFDASGLRLLRLGQRVRIDTDPDGEVVRVTLPTMI
- a CDS encoding lysophospholipid acyltransferase family protein; translated protein: MARRRLGFWQRFAVVLVKPVMTVWTRRTWRGQEHLRRDDGVIIVANHMSHADPLVSAHFIYDSGRWPQYLGKASVFRVPVVGWILHRCRQIPVERGSVDAVRSLDALVAALDQGGAVVIYPEGTITRQPELWPMKAKTGAARLALATGAPVVPVVMWGPERIFDPRTSRVNLRPRIPVTVVAGEPIDLSRWADDQPTRATLEEMTDTIMLRLRDMLAEIRGGTPPPLWERPDRSSAGHEQQGDKA
- a CDS encoding NAD(P)H-dependent glycerol-3-phosphate dehydrogenase produces the protein MNGHVAVLGAGSWGTAFAKILADAGRDVTVWARRAPVAESIRVERRNPEYLPDLLLPARVTATADAAEAITGAEVVVLAVPSQTLRGNLAEWAGYLHPDSTLVSLMKGIELGTTKRMSEVIVETAGVAANRVVVVSGPNLAPEIAAEQPAATVVAGTDSHRTVLVQSSIRTPYLRPYTNDDVIGCELGGAVKNVIALSYGIATAMGFGDNTRAMLMTRGLAETARLGVALGADPITFAGLAGMGDLVASCSSPLARNRTFGEHLGRGETLEQAQAATRQTAEGVKSCLAIRDLARAHGVEMPITEHVERICHEGMDPRLAVEALMSRTAKPESYE
- a CDS encoding cystathionine gamma-lyase codes for the protein MSDLGDGTRCVRAGLPAPAPGDPFLPGPVFAAPYHLDPWEGPAGSPNGYGRPDNPTRRLLEAAVGELEGGDCRVFSTGQAAITGMLLTLLRPGDTVVLPADGYFSVRAFATDVLEAIGVRVLFVPTVGPYPSLEGVRLVLVETPANPGLDVVDVAALAERAHAAGALLAVDNTTATPLGQRPLDLGADLVVASGTKALTGHSDLLLGYLASRSAELIEAVTAWRATTGAVPGAFDAWLAHRSLATLDLRLARQSANAAAIADLLASRSDVTGLRWPGRPDDPAYPVASAQMRRMPGVLSFDLGDADRVARFIEAARLVAAATSFGGLHTTADRRAQWGDDTSPGFVRFSCGAEDTADLVADIAAALDAAGPA
- a CDS encoding putative protein N(5)-glutamine methyltransferase, with the translated sequence MASPFPTDRAALVGRLRAAGCVYAEDEAELLLAAADTPAALADLTDRRVAGEPLEYLLGWAEFCGLRIAVDAGVFVPRGRTALLVEVAAELTGPAPAVADLCCGSGATTVALAHRLAPRWLAAADIDPAAVACARRNLAGLNAEVYEGDLFTPLPRQWRGRLDLVVANAPYVPTDAVALMPPEARLHEAPVALDGGPDGLTVLRRVAATAGDWLAPGGHLVVEVSVGQAEALCAALSAAGLVPGVRHDDDLDGTAVTARRPD
- a CDS encoding ROK family protein, coding for MGSAGVPVVVGLDNGGTSNNATVLTVDGRFLVDGLLEIPSEVRSGPEAAIEALARALDGALAQTGVPRDLVRAVGLDTPGPASADGVISSRGSTNFSQPAWRGFDVRGALERRLGLPVVYHNDGNAAALYAHHVYFGTDAMKRSSVSAIVGTGLGGGVVESGRVIAGAAGMAGELGHVHIPLNGLLGPGQPEPTCACGFTGDVESVASLTGIERNLLPYWLTRFPDHPLAAEPVARAAKLVRGYGERGDALARDLFAQQAMALGRLFTVAANFTDPHAYFVGGGVVEAAPEFRDWFLATVREHTVLREEQAAVATFALVPERDMAGARGVAIAALEALRAAPEPGPLVA
- a CDS encoding DUF397 domain-containing protein, translating into MTPMITAALAAAAWRKSSRSGDEGACVEVAAIPRLVAVRDSKDPTGPALLFATAAWAAFAQAPPRS
- a CDS encoding helix-turn-helix domain-containing protein, coding for MAPKTARARRLGIALRHHREAAGLTLETAADEINSTRSTLSRYENAQTLITPATVRALLTSYGVGAEEVAAAVQLAKDARKPGWWVSYSYLLDPRTIDFIALEAEATAIANFEPSVVPGLLQTADYIRGVMRGGPHTLGDDLVEQRVKVRLDRQQRLTGDRPPIFDAIIDEGALLRPVGDKSVMDGQLRHLVKMAELPNIGVQVIPLSAGYHRGTRGSLHILEFADPEDPIIASVETVAGQMILDRAGETRTCTKIMEHLRSVALSPADSREMLLSVLKGR
- a CDS encoding D-alanine--D-alanine ligase family protein yields the protein MTTPGKTRVAIVFGGRSPEHGISCVSAGSVFGALDPDEFEVVPVGITRAGQWVLTSGDPAQLAINARELPEITADSGDDIVLRADPTGNGLMVLDPTEGPRVLADVDVVFPVLHGTYGEDGTIQGMLEMAGIPYVGANVFASAAAMDKEFTKKLCAVEGIPVGTYAVLRNGMTLSEQDKERLGLPVFVKPSRAGSSFGVSRVSDWAQLDAAVAAARQFDPKVIIEAAFIGREVECGVLEGEAGGAPEASVLAEVRVVADHDFYDFEAKYLDDSCEYDVPANLPDKVTRQVQEYAVRAFTALDCAGLARADFFVTDELDVYLNEINTMPGFTPTSMFPRMWAASGLEYPKLVNRLIRTAQRRGVGLH